DNA from Cotesia glomerata isolate CgM1 linkage group LG10, MPM_Cglom_v2.3, whole genome shotgun sequence:
TCGATACTAAGCTAATTTCAGTCAACTATCGATTTTCATATCATATAATagtaagtaataataataataataataatactaataataataatagtacaGAACCTCACTTAAAAGTTGGGTTAAAAAGCTGTCGTAAGTGCACATGTTCTAATAAACCTCTATTCACATCGATTTATAATCAGAATCTTATagttacaattattaaatattaatttaattattcaattaaaaatttttgtaacaaacaCAAAATGTTTGAAGATACCAGAGAACGTCAAGTTCTTAGAACAGTAGCAACAGGTAAATCCAGTTGTCAAAAACACTTAATAACTTACAGTTGGGAAATTAATGAGATAGCATCATTTATTAAGTATGCAAGAGCATCAGAAGAAGATGTTGCTATATACTCTCCTACTTTCACGACTGGTGCGAAAGCAGTGTGGCCAGATCGTGCGATTTTTTTACCCCCACTTTGTACCGCTTTTCAATGTAGTCAGATGAGAGTGGCCTACAAAGTGGGGGTAAGAAAAGAGCACGTTCTGGCCACACTGTGCGAAAGTCAGAGATTTGTGGTGTCTCGAAATGAAGGTTAAAAAAGACGATGAgtcatctaaaaataaatcatggTTGTCGATAAATTTGATGCTAAAAATTCAATGTGTAAAAGTCAAAACTCAATATAAGTTTTTCGTATTGAAccataaaaaagaaaaaattggaGGTGGTTGTCCGAATTACAATGAGTCATCAGATGCTTGGctttattacttatttaatgGAATAAATGTTGGTTGCGGAATttctcaatttataaaaattgaagagttactgcaaaaaaaaaatgaatttattgaaaatgagACTTTGACCGTGGGAATTGAATTGATTGTCTACGATGAGTACATGTTGAGCGAAAGTATTATTAAGAAGCGAATATATTCAAAAAGAAAGATCAGCGACGACAACCACGATgtcttaaatataaaaaaaagatgcGAAGCTGACAAGTATCGTCCTCAATCGCTCAAGCAAATGTGCGAATATTCTCTATGTAAAACtctgaattttgaaaatgcgATACGGATTATGATTTTGGCGGATCGTCACGATGATAAGCAGTTGAAGGAATTGGCTATTGATTatgtgattaaaaattttaaaaaatttaaagaaactGAAGAGTTTACAGCTTTAGAACAGACTCAAATGTCTCTGTTTTTggttattcttaaaaaatctgCGGCTGTTGGAACAATATGGTAAGttgatgtaattattttattatataatagaaaacatattattaattgatttctCATTCCATTTGTTTTAGATTAATATGAAGGATTTCTATAATATGCTTATTTCTTTTACTACTGCCAGTTCTTCGAAGATTCAAGCACAATTCGTTTTATAATATACATTTTGCtgccaattttttataataagtgttataaaatcagttttttttttttaaaatataatttaaaagttttgtaattttttagaataatattgTAACTGATTTTAGATATTGTGAAGATAAATCTTAGACGGAATACTTTTAATTGAGTGTTATGAGCTTGAGTTACAAATCCTCTGATACTATTTTTGCATTTAACTTTATCATAAACGGTCAGACAAATTATCTTTTCATGTTCCATTAGTATCTGTATcatttttgagttttaaattccatcaatagttgaatttaacaatagttataagaattactttattccttcaaaattattacacAATTGATCTTCTTAGTAATGAACCCCCTACCCAACAGATCATAGCTATAATTTCGTTGCGAATATTTCGTTCACACGTTCGAAATTAAACGGACATGCAATTTCCTGGGAAGAagcttcaataattaagacaatttttttattattcttgatTAGTTTTACATAATTAAGCATATTCAATACAAATACCCTCAACAAACAGgtcattgcaatttttttttc
Protein-coding regions in this window:
- the LOC123272744 gene encoding uncharacterized protein LOC123272744; its protein translation is MKVKKDDESSKNKSWLSINLMLKIQCVKVKTQYKFFVLNHKKEKIGGGCPNYNESSDAWLYYLFNGINVGCGISQFIKIEELLQKKNEFIENETLTVGIELIVYDEYMLSESIIKKRIYSKRKISDDNHDVLNIKKRCEADKYRPQSLKQMCEYSLCKTLNFENAIRIMILADRHDDKQLKELAIDYVIKNFKKFKETEEFTALEQTQMSLFLVILKKSAAVGTI